A single Gammaproteobacteria bacterium DNA region contains:
- the bcsA gene encoding UDP-forming cellulose synthase catalytic subunit yields the protein MNRDRARGGIVRERLSQWQATDWLDKPWVMWLALAFMSIPALMVVTTPLSLAWQAVFAIGATLAAMRMRHIEGHLISIALMVISLLASSRYIYWRLTESVSFDQHRSFTDMFFAVGLIGAELYAFMVLALGFFQVVWPLHRKPVPLPDDQSLWPSVDVFIPTYNEPLSVVRPTVLAAMEMDWPVDKFRVYVLDDGRREEFKTFCAEVGATHITRNDSKHAKAGNINRALEKTSGEFITIFDCDHVPTRSFLQLTLGLFLHDSKMALVQTPHHFFSPDPFERNLRTFRKVPNEGELFYGLLQDGNDLWDATFFCGSCAVIRREALLEVGGIAVETVTEDAHTSLKMHSRGWRSAYINIAQAAGLATESLSAHVGQRIRWARGMAQIFRIDNPLFKRGLKWFQRLCYFNAMMHFFYGLPRIVFLTAPLSYLFFEAHIIDAPALTILAYAAPHLVLANLTNSRLQGPFRHSFWAEVYESVLATYILIPTTMAVINPKLGTFNVTAKGGIVENEYFDQQIAKPYVVLLLLNTVGMIVGVGRLFVWNTNETDTVLLNMAWTIYNLLIVGAALSVAWEQRQIRKAIRVEAELLAGLALPDGRVFTTKTFDLSETGTSLTLPEGVEVAHGTIVEVALAPDYREVWMPAEVVRAVGGRVGLRFGKLNVEQEKQLIYAIFGRADAWVSWSEDRGMDVPSASFKEILGIGVSGIGRLIAMGSKSVENAVKNALGIKRRSKLASWLLVVAALSALSVAPDSHAQSAAQVSAQQQAAASAGAGKPMKDQATTDRVIRSHSRQLTLEDLGISRPIRLRGLQGEVSVPVNVRDDEIVTRARLHLKFAHSPSLLWDVSHLNVLVNNELAGTLPISAETASGTERTIDIDPRLFVQYNQITLQLIAHYRYECEDPAYTSLWGVVSNQTVLELDTEPLSLSNDLNLLPSPFFDGRDTRRLTLPFVFSGTPTLDALDAAGVTASWFGAMANYRGAEFPTYIDSLPPGHGVVFVVGGRGPAGLRLPSNNASASISIVDNPKTPGAKLLIIQGADGLALKQAARSLAMGSEALAGPSTAIREFSEPEPREPYDAPRWIPTDRPVEIGEIAESWQLEASGLYPDTIRINFHLPPDLFTWQSDGMEVNLKYRYTPTVGSKSTLNVNINDGFVEAIALSYLDEEGASADRINLPFVSSFEAVNEAKVSIPDYKIGGDNQLQLQYYFERKKEGQCKDIVLDNLRGVIDEDSTVDLSDIPHYAFLPDLALFADGGFPFSRLADLSETGIVLPSSITPQEISAYLLVMGRLGDVTGYPAIRFQLVHADRISELTDRDILVFGAAGNQPLLEQWADYMPMTVARGETRLRVIGPVERLRARWEGRDVEGAINHAGRVILEAGRSLGGVMSFESPLSSGRTVVVLTAGDSDRLLDVARMFTDYGKVPFVQGDLVLLNGDEVNHYSLENQYAVGRLPFFLGLRWWLSQQPLILVIFVVVIALLLAAILFRLLRRMAAARKDGHA from the coding sequence GGCCTTGATGGTCGTGACCACACCGTTGAGCCTGGCCTGGCAGGCGGTCTTTGCGATCGGAGCCACCTTGGCAGCAATGCGGATGCGCCACATTGAAGGGCATCTGATTTCGATCGCACTGATGGTGATCAGTCTGCTCGCCAGTTCCCGTTACATCTATTGGCGGCTTACCGAATCAGTCAGCTTCGATCAGCACCGCAGTTTTACCGACATGTTCTTCGCGGTCGGCCTCATCGGGGCCGAGCTGTACGCGTTCATGGTGTTGGCGCTGGGATTTTTTCAGGTGGTCTGGCCGCTGCACCGCAAGCCGGTTCCGCTGCCGGACGACCAATCGCTTTGGCCCAGCGTCGATGTGTTCATTCCGACTTACAACGAGCCCCTTTCAGTGGTGCGACCCACGGTGCTGGCGGCCATGGAAATGGACTGGCCGGTCGACAAGTTCAGGGTCTATGTGCTCGATGACGGCCGTCGCGAGGAGTTCAAGACGTTCTGCGCCGAGGTGGGTGCCACGCATATCACGCGCAACGACTCCAAGCACGCCAAGGCCGGCAACATCAATCGGGCGCTGGAGAAGACGTCCGGCGAATTCATCACCATCTTCGATTGCGATCACGTCCCCACACGCTCATTCCTGCAGCTCACGCTGGGTCTGTTCCTGCACGATTCAAAAATGGCGCTGGTACAGACGCCTCACCATTTCTTTTCGCCCGACCCGTTCGAGCGCAATCTGCGCACCTTCCGCAAGGTGCCCAACGAGGGTGAACTGTTCTATGGACTGTTGCAGGATGGCAACGATCTCTGGGATGCGACCTTCTTCTGCGGCTCCTGCGCCGTCATCCGTCGTGAAGCGTTGCTCGAAGTCGGAGGCATCGCCGTCGAAACCGTCACCGAGGACGCTCATACTTCGCTGAAGATGCACTCGCGCGGCTGGCGCAGCGCCTACATCAATATCGCGCAGGCGGCCGGGCTGGCGACCGAGTCCTTGTCCGCGCATGTCGGGCAGCGCATCCGCTGGGCACGCGGCATGGCGCAGATATTCCGGATCGACAACCCGCTGTTCAAACGCGGCCTGAAGTGGTTCCAGCGTCTGTGCTACTTCAATGCGATGATGCATTTCTTCTACGGTTTGCCGCGTATCGTGTTCCTGACGGCGCCCTTGTCGTACCTGTTTTTCGAGGCCCACATCATCGATGCGCCGGCGCTGACGATTCTTGCCTATGCCGCGCCGCATTTGGTCCTGGCCAACCTGACGAACTCGCGTCTGCAGGGGCCGTTCCGGCACTCCTTCTGGGCGGAAGTCTATGAGTCGGTACTCGCGACCTACATTCTGATTCCGACCACCATGGCTGTGATCAACCCCAAGCTCGGCACCTTCAATGTGACCGCCAAGGGCGGTATCGTCGAGAACGAATATTTTGATCAGCAGATCGCCAAACCTTATGTGGTGCTGCTGCTCCTCAATACGGTGGGGATGATCGTCGGGGTGGGGCGGCTGTTCGTCTGGAACACCAACGAAACCGATACTGTACTGCTCAACATGGCGTGGACGATCTACAACCTGCTGATCGTCGGCGCCGCATTGTCGGTCGCCTGGGAGCAACGACAGATTCGCAAGGCGATCAGAGTCGAAGCCGAACTGCTGGCAGGGCTCGCTCTGCCGGACGGTCGAGTGTTCACGACCAAGACCTTCGATCTGTCGGAAACCGGGACGTCCCTGACCTTGCCCGAGGGCGTGGAGGTCGCGCACGGAACGATCGTTGAAGTGGCATTGGCACCGGACTATCGAGAAGTCTGGATGCCGGCCGAAGTGGTGCGTGCCGTCGGTGGTCGTGTTGGTCTGAGATTCGGCAAGCTCAACGTCGAACAGGAAAAGCAGTTGATTTATGCGATCTTCGGTCGCGCCGACGCGTGGGTCAGCTGGTCGGAGGACCGCGGCATGGACGTGCCGTCCGCGTCGTTCAAGGAAATTCTGGGTATCGGTGTATCGGGCATTGGTCGCCTGATCGCCATGGGGAGCAAATCGGTGGAGAACGCGGTGAAGAATGCATTGGGAATCAAGCGCCGGAGCAAGCTGGCGTCCTGGCTGCTGGTGGTCGCGGCATTGTCGGCGCTGAGCGTGGCACCGGACAGCCATGCGCAGTCTGCGGCGCAGGTGTCGGCGCAGCAGCAGGCCGCCGCTTCGGCCGGAGCGGGCAAACCGATGAAGGATCAGGCCACCACCGATCGCGTGATCCGCTCGCACAGCCGGCAGCTGACACTTGAGGATCTCGGCATTTCGCGGCCGATTCGTTTGCGCGGGCTGCAGGGGGAGGTCTCCGTTCCGGTCAACGTGCGTGATGATGAAATCGTCACGCGGGCGCGCCTGCACCTCAAGTTTGCGCATTCGCCGTCCTTGTTATGGGATGTCTCGCACCTCAACGTACTGGTCAACAACGAACTGGCGGGCACGCTGCCGATTTCGGCTGAAACCGCCAGTGGAACCGAGCGCACGATCGATATCGACCCGCGCCTGTTCGTGCAGTACAACCAGATCACGCTGCAGCTGATCGCGCACTACCGTTATGAGTGCGAAGACCCCGCGTACACCAGTCTCTGGGGTGTCGTCAGTAACCAGACCGTGCTTGAGCTCGATACCGAGCCCTTGTCTCTGTCGAATGACCTCAACCTGCTGCCGTCGCCGTTCTTCGATGGCCGCGACACGCGTCGTTTGACGCTGCCGTTCGTATTTTCCGGCACGCCGACCCTCGACGCGCTTGATGCAGCGGGCGTGACCGCCTCGTGGTTCGGCGCGATGGCGAACTATCGAGGAGCGGAGTTTCCGACCTACATCGACAGCCTGCCGCCCGGCCATGGCGTCGTGTTCGTGGTCGGGGGGCGCGGACCAGCAGGACTGCGTCTGCCAAGCAACAACGCCTCGGCCAGCATTTCGATCGTCGACAACCCAAAGACGCCGGGCGCCAAGCTACTGATCATCCAGGGGGCTGACGGTCTGGCGCTGAAGCAGGCCGCGCGTTCGCTGGCCATGGGGTCCGAGGCTTTGGCCGGACCGTCGACGGCGATTCGTGAGTTCAGCGAGCCCGAGCCCCGTGAACCCTACGATGCACCGCGCTGGATTCCTACCGATCGTCCGGTCGAGATTGGCGAAATTGCGGAGTCCTGGCAGCTCGAAGCCAGCGGCCTGTATCCGGACACGATCCGCATCAACTTCCATCTGCCGCCGGACCTGTTCACCTGGCAGTCCGACGGCATGGAGGTGAACCTCAAATATCGCTATACGCCGACCGTGGGCAGCAAGTCCACGCTCAACGTCAACATCAACGATGGTTTTGTCGAGGCGATCGCCTTGTCCTACCTCGATGAGGAAGGCGCTTCGGCCGACCGGATCAATCTGCCGTTCGTGTCATCGTTCGAGGCCGTCAACGAGGCCAAGGTCAGCATTCCGGACTACAAGATCGGCGGCGACAATCAGCTTCAGCTGCAGTACTACTTCGAGCGTAAGAAGGAAGGGCAGTGCAAGGACATCGTCCTCGACAATCTGCGTGGCGTGATCGACGAGGATTCCACGGTCGATCTCAGCGACATCCCGCACTACGCCTTCCTGCCTGACCTGGCGCTGTTCGCCGACGGTGGTTTCCCGTTCTCGCGACTGGCGGATCTCTCGGAGACCGGCATCGTGTTGCCGAGCAGCATCACGCCGCAGGAAATCAGCGCCTATCTGCTGGTGATGGGCCGTCTCGGCGACGTGACCGGCTATCCGGCGATTCGTTTCCAGTTGGTGCACGCCGATCGCATCTCGGAACTGACCGATCGTGACATCCTGGTGTTCGGCGCCGCCGGCAACCAGCCGTTGCTCGAGCAGTGGGCCGACTACATGCCGATGACCGTGGCACGCGGCGAAACCCGGCTGCGCGTGATCGGCCCGGTGGAACGTCTGCGTGCCCGGTGGGAAGGGCGTGATGTCGAGGGCGCGATCAATCACGCAGGCCGGGTGATTCTTGAAGCCGGACGGTCGCTCGGCGGCGTCATGAGCTTCGAATCGCCCCTGTCGTCCGGACGTACCGTGGTGGTGCTCACCGCCGGCGACTCGGACCGCTTGCTCGACGTCGCCCGCATGTTCACCGATTACGGCAAGGTGCCGTTCGTCCAGGGTGATCTGGTGCTGCTCAATGGCGACGAGGTCAACCACTACAGCCTCGAGAACCAGTACGCCGTCGGCCGCCTGCCGTTCTTCCTCGGCCTGCGCTGGTGGCTGTCCCAGCAGCCATTGATACTCGTGATTTTCGTGGTGGTGATCGCTCTGTTGCTGGCGGCCATTCTGTTCCGCCTGCTGCGCCGCATGGCCGCTGCGCGGAAGGACGGCCACGCCTGA